A stretch of the Halomonas sp. BDJS001 genome encodes the following:
- a CDS encoding GNAT family N-acetyltransferase, whose translation MPVTLHHVDQARWEADEQVRLDLVRIYQDAPQERMPTPTVEPFIEQHFAGQHFFACALFNDRLLGAVAVQEAQDRAWWLSELCVRKTTRRRGVGSRLMALLGEQAKQEGRVLRIETSTLPLADRVLLSKLGYRPMANPETPAAGMPATSDFVELDPQGKGQ comes from the coding sequence ATGCCGGTGACACTGCACCATGTCGACCAGGCCCGTTGGGAAGCCGATGAGCAGGTGCGCCTTGATCTAGTGCGCATCTACCAGGATGCGCCCCAAGAGCGTATGCCCACCCCAACGGTTGAGCCATTTATTGAACAACATTTTGCAGGCCAGCACTTTTTTGCCTGCGCACTCTTTAATGATCGGCTGCTGGGGGCGGTCGCTGTTCAGGAGGCCCAAGACCGAGCGTGGTGGCTGTCTGAACTCTGCGTGCGCAAAACCACCCGCCGCCGGGGCGTCGGCTCGCGCCTGATGGCCCTACTTGGCGAGCAAGCCAAGCAGGAAGGCCGCGTACTGCGCATTGAAACGTCCACGTTACCACTGGCCGACCGCGTGCTGCTCTCCAAGCTAGGCTATCGGCCAATGGCCAATCCAGAAACGCCGGCAGCGGGGATGCCCGCCACCAGCGATTTTGTTGAGTTAGACCCACAAGGGAAAGGGCAATGA
- the hisB gene encoding imidazoleglycerol-phosphate dehydratase HisB has protein sequence MSARIATVSRDTNETQIKVSVNLDGEGRLSCQTGVPFLDHMLDQVARHGMIDLDINATGDLHIDDHHTVEDLGITLGQAFFKAIGDKRGIYRYGHAYVPLDEALSRVVIDFSGRSGLYMNVEFTRDTIGSLDTQLFWEFFQGFVNHAQVTLHIDNIKGFNAHHQAETIFKAFGRALRMAVAEDPCMEGQMPSTKGSL, from the coding sequence ATGTCAGCGCGTATTGCCACGGTTAGCCGTGACACCAACGAAACGCAGATCAAGGTCAGCGTCAACCTCGACGGCGAAGGCCGTCTTAGCTGCCAAACCGGTGTTCCGTTTCTGGATCATATGCTTGATCAAGTTGCCCGCCACGGGATGATTGATCTTGATATCAATGCCACTGGCGACCTGCATATCGATGACCACCATACCGTAGAAGACCTGGGAATTACCCTAGGCCAAGCCTTTTTTAAAGCCATTGGCGATAAGCGCGGCATTTACCGCTATGGTCACGCCTATGTGCCCCTTGATGAAGCGCTCTCTCGTGTGGTGATCGATTTTTCCGGTCGGTCGGGCCTTTATATGAATGTCGAATTCACCCGCGACACCATCGGTAGCCTGGACACCCAGCTGTTCTGGGAGTTTTTCCAGGGCTTCGTCAATCACGCTCAGGTAACGCTGCATATCGACAACATTAAAGGCTTTAATGCTCACCACCAGGCGGAAACGATTTTTAAAGCCTTTGGCCGGGCGCTGCGTATGGCCGTAGCGGAAGACCCCTGCATGGAAGGCCAAATGCCTTCCACCAAGGGGAGTTTATAA
- the hisH gene encoding imidazole glycerol phosphate synthase subunit HisH, protein MTIAVIDYGMGNLHSVAKALEHVTHENVVITRDPRRILGATRLVLPGQGAIRDCVGELERTELRELVDDILTRQAKPLLGICVGQQMLLERSEENGGVECLGFFKGSVDRFPGDMRDAHEQRLKVPHMGWNVVEQHHQHPLWAGIDDHEHFYFVHSYYVNAAEDAQVFGTTQYGKVSAHVAIGRDSTFAVQFHPEKSSRAGLRLLENFVTWTP, encoded by the coding sequence ATGACCATTGCTGTGATCGACTACGGAATGGGCAATCTTCATTCTGTCGCCAAAGCGCTGGAGCATGTGACCCATGAGAATGTTGTCATTACCCGCGACCCGCGCCGCATCCTTGGCGCCACGCGTTTAGTGTTGCCGGGCCAGGGGGCCATTCGTGATTGCGTTGGTGAACTTGAACGCACCGAGTTACGCGAGCTGGTGGACGATATTTTAACCCGCCAGGCCAAACCGCTGTTGGGGATTTGCGTGGGCCAACAGATGTTGCTGGAGCGCAGCGAGGAGAACGGCGGCGTGGAGTGCCTGGGGTTCTTTAAAGGCAGCGTGGATCGTTTTCCTGGCGATATGCGCGACGCCCACGAGCAGCGCTTAAAAGTACCGCACATGGGCTGGAATGTGGTCGAACAGCATCATCAACACCCGCTCTGGGCAGGCATAGATGACCACGAGCACTTCTACTTTGTGCACAGCTACTATGTGAATGCCGCCGAAGATGCCCAGGTATTTGGCACGACTCAATACGGCAAGGTAAGCGCCCACGTGGCCATTGGCCGGGATTCGACCTTCGCGGTGCAGTTCCACCCGGAAAAAAGCTCCCGCGCAGGCCTTCGCCTGCTTGAAAATTTTGTCACCTGGACGCCCTGA
- the hisA gene encoding 1-(5-phosphoribosyl)-5-[(5-phosphoribosylamino)methylideneamino]imidazole-4-carboxamide isomerase: MLVIPAIDLKDGQCVRLKQGRMEDATSYGDDPVAMAARWVEAGARRLHLVDLNGAFEGKPMNGDAVTAIARAYPDLPIQIGGGIRSAETIEHYLSAGVSYVIIGTKAVKEPAFVGEMCRAFPGHVIVGLDAKDGYVATDGWAEVSTVKATELAKRFANDGVSSIVYTDIARDGMMQGVNVEATAQLAREGGLPVIASGGVTNLDDIKALCEVADSGILGAITGRAIYEGSLDVAEAQRLSDQLTGGGS, from the coding sequence ATGTTGGTAATTCCCGCTATTGATCTCAAAGATGGCCAGTGTGTCCGGTTAAAGCAGGGCCGCATGGAAGACGCGACCTCCTACGGCGATGACCCAGTCGCTATGGCCGCACGCTGGGTAGAGGCAGGCGCCCGCCGCCTGCATCTGGTTGATTTAAACGGCGCCTTCGAGGGCAAGCCGATGAATGGCGACGCTGTGACGGCGATTGCTCGCGCCTACCCCGACCTGCCGATTCAAATCGGCGGCGGTATCCGCAGTGCGGAAACCATTGAGCACTATTTAAGTGCTGGTGTCTCTTACGTCATTATCGGTACCAAAGCGGTAAAAGAGCCTGCGTTTGTCGGCGAGATGTGCCGCGCCTTCCCCGGCCATGTGATTGTGGGGCTTGATGCCAAAGATGGCTATGTCGCCACCGACGGTTGGGCCGAGGTCTCTACGGTCAAGGCCACTGAGCTTGCCAAGCGTTTCGCCAACGATGGCGTTTCCAGCATCGTCTACACCGACATTGCCCGCGACGGCATGATGCAGGGCGTCAACGTGGAAGCCACCGCACAACTGGCCCGTGAAGGCGGTTTACCGGTGATTGCCTCGGGTGGTGTGACCAATTTGGACGATATCAAAGCCCTCTGCGAGGTGGCTGATAGCGGCATCCTGGGCGCTATTACTGGCCGGGCGATTTATGAAGGCAGCCTGGATGTGGCTGAAGCCCAGCGGTTGAGCGACCAACTGACGGGAGGCGGCTCATGA
- the hisF gene encoding imidazole glycerol phosphate synthase subunit HisF, whose amino-acid sequence MSLTKRIIPCLDVDAGRVVKGVNFVGIRDAGDPVEIAQRYNQQGADEITFLDITASHEDRDTTVEMVERIAGEVFIPLTVGGGIRSCDDIRTMLNAGADKVSINTAAVTNPEFVREAAERFGSQCIVVAIDAKRVSKEGETPRWEIFTHGGRRPTGLDAVEWAKKMVEFGAGELLLTSMDRDGTKSGFDLGVTHAISEAVSVPVIASGGVGNLDHFVEGVLKGGADAVLAASIFHFGEYTIPEAKRYMAERGIEMRL is encoded by the coding sequence ATGAGCCTGACTAAACGCATTATCCCCTGCCTGGACGTAGACGCCGGACGCGTTGTTAAAGGCGTTAATTTTGTCGGCATTCGTGATGCCGGTGATCCGGTGGAGATTGCCCAGCGCTATAACCAGCAGGGCGCCGATGAAATCACTTTTCTCGATATTACTGCCAGCCACGAAGACCGCGACACCACGGTGGAGATGGTGGAGCGCATTGCCGGTGAAGTATTTATCCCGCTGACCGTCGGCGGCGGCATTCGCAGCTGCGACGATATACGCACCATGTTAAATGCTGGAGCGGACAAGGTCTCCATCAACACCGCCGCGGTCACTAATCCTGAGTTCGTGCGCGAAGCCGCCGAGCGCTTTGGTAGCCAGTGCATTGTGGTGGCGATTGATGCCAAGCGCGTATCGAAAGAGGGTGAAACACCCCGCTGGGAGATTTTCACCCACGGCGGGCGCCGCCCAACGGGCCTGGATGCCGTTGAGTGGGCGAAGAAGATGGTCGAGTTCGGTGCCGGCGAACTGCTGCTCACCAGCATGGATCGCGACGGTACCAAGAGTGGCTTTGACCTGGGCGTGACCCACGCGATTTCCGAAGCGGTGAGCGTACCCGTGATTGCCTCCGGCGGTGTGGGCAACTTGGATCACTTCGTGGAAGGGGTGCTTAAAGGTGGCGCTGATGCGGTGCTGGCCGCGAGCATTTTCCACTTTGGCGAATACACCATTCCCGAAGCTAAGCGCTATATGGCCGAACGCGGTATCGAAATGCGTCTTTAA
- a CDS encoding YjaG family protein encodes MVSKPQGFYQRLQELPLPAQQAFMAALCERLLPNYVLYEQTSGQGDSHTLGTVLSLVWERLNVPNASIDFARQAEKLAECEPPEEDDSFGARRALDAVVSVSALLDTLQGDSPEAVLDVSRTSRAGVRAFIELTEGEVDSQALALIIRDHPLMADENDFQDAVLEAVSGSLDKAVLKEVRKLGRNGGISNLGLSLDEVEE; translated from the coding sequence ATGGTGTCGAAACCCCAGGGCTTTTACCAACGGTTGCAAGAACTCCCTCTACCTGCCCAGCAAGCCTTTATGGCAGCGCTGTGCGAGCGCTTGCTGCCTAACTATGTGCTCTATGAGCAAACCAGCGGCCAGGGTGATAGCCATACACTAGGGACTGTGCTGAGTTTGGTCTGGGAGCGGCTTAATGTACCCAATGCCAGTATCGATTTTGCCCGCCAAGCGGAAAAGTTAGCGGAGTGCGAGCCGCCCGAGGAGGATGACAGTTTTGGTGCCCGGCGCGCCCTAGATGCGGTGGTGTCTGTCTCGGCGCTGCTGGACACCCTGCAAGGCGATTCTCCAGAGGCGGTGCTGGATGTTAGCCGTACCTCCCGGGCGGGCGTACGCGCCTTTATAGAGCTCACTGAAGGTGAGGTTGACTCGCAAGCGTTGGCACTGATTATTCGCGATCATCCGCTGATGGCAGACGAGAACGACTTCCAGGACGCCGTTTTGGAAGCCGTTAGCGGCTCACTGGATAAAGCAGTGCTTAAAGAGGTGCGAAAATTAGGTCGCAATGGCGGTATCAGCAACCTGGGGTTATCGCTGGATGAGGTCGAGGAGTAG
- a CDS encoding type 1 glutamine amidotransferase — protein MHIHLLQHGPDHGPARLTDWLTSMGHSYTVFHLYAGELSPRPNESDALIVLDGPEALLDPPPAWFKAEDKLINRYLDGQKPLLGIGLGAHWIAQALGSVVAPGTYPETGWHTVTLAPENSLDLPETFTAFMWHRYVFSLPDDAFPLGGSEAAPLQGFAWDRGRVIGLLCHLEATAASVKQLLDSAEWPTATPSTDRFVQDAGQILADPNRFIHLAPQLDRLMTQWLKAA, from the coding sequence ATGCATATTCATCTGCTACAGCACGGCCCTGACCATGGCCCCGCCCGTTTAACCGATTGGCTGACCAGCATGGGCCATAGTTACACCGTTTTTCATCTCTACGCAGGCGAGCTTAGCCCCCGCCCAAACGAATCCGATGCGTTGATTGTCCTTGATGGCCCAGAGGCGCTACTCGACCCACCACCGGCGTGGTTTAAAGCGGAAGATAAGCTGATCAACCGCTACTTGGATGGCCAAAAACCGCTGTTGGGCATAGGCCTGGGCGCTCACTGGATAGCCCAGGCGCTGGGCTCAGTGGTGGCGCCGGGTACCTACCCGGAAACAGGCTGGCATACGGTCACCCTGGCGCCGGAAAACTCGCTCGATTTACCCGAAACTTTCACCGCTTTTATGTGGCATCGCTACGTTTTCAGCCTACCCGACGACGCCTTTCCCCTCGGCGGTAGCGAAGCCGCACCGCTACAAGGGTTTGCCTGGGACAGAGGGCGCGTTATCGGCCTGCTGTGCCACCTAGAAGCCACCGCGGCGAGTGTCAAACAGTTGCTGGATAGCGCTGAGTGGCCCACCGCAACGCCTTCCACCGACCGCTTTGTTCAGGATGCGGGGCAAATATTAGCAGACCCCAACCGCTTTATTCACCTTGCGCCGCAGCTCGACCGACTGATGACCCAGTGGCTTAAAGCGGCGTAG